Genomic segment of Salvia hispanica cultivar TCC Black 2014 chromosome 2, UniMelb_Shisp_WGS_1.0, whole genome shotgun sequence:
TTGCAAGTTTTGCTGTTTTTTCAGATCAGTTTCCAGTTTCAAGATTTTGTCTTTGTATGTATCTCTTTCTTCCAAGATCTCATCAGAAGTCAGCTGAGTTTCTTTCAGTTTGTTCTGCATATTCTCAGTAATATTCACCAACTTACTTATAGCATCCTGAAACCCGATACCAAGATCTTGATTACGTCTTGCAGCAAGTAGTAGCTTTTGAGCCTTCTTCACATGATCAGTAGAAAGTGCTATTTCTTCATCATCGTTGACTGCTTCCAAATCCATGGACAATCTGCTGTCTAGGTTTACCAATTTATCGATAGATCTCAGCTTGGACACAGCTTCATTTATATTCAACTCCAATCCCTGAGTAGCATCAGTACAAGCAGACAACAAAACTCTGATATCATATTCCAGTGATGCTATAGTATCCTCCTGCCTCTTCTTATCTGTTTCAATGTCCTTCACTTGATCTTGGAGAGAGCGTGTATATTTCATTGCATTGACTACTCTATCTTTTCTCAATTGTAACCCTCTCAACGTAGCATCCATTGACTCATCGAAAAGTGCAGATAACTTATCAAAATTATCAGCCAGAATTTTGCTTCTCAGGTGATAGCTTTTAACCATCTTCTCAATGTCAAACATGCTCTCACCATCAATGGCATTTCCCACACCATTCAACATTTCCAAGTTTGGAAGGGCGACCTCAATGTTAGATGGGAAAGTAGTTGAAAGAGCCGAATAGTCCTACACAGGTGAAGGAGTACATAATCACACCACAAAAGCATACCAACGGAGCAACAAGATAGACATGCCTTCAAAAGGAATAGTATAGAAGGAAAGGCATGTGTTTGTCCTAGATAAAAGGTAATGGAAAAGAACAACCATATACAAACTATAAGATTTCGATCAATGAAAACTGTAAGATGGAATAGAGGGGAAAGTACAGAGCTATGATCAACACTCTTTCTGATTGATCTACTGTGCAAATAGAGAATGACAATTGCAAAACTAAACCGATTGAAATCCATAAGATAGTTCCTATTAGTAGTTagtcaaatttttatttatgaaacaATTTGAAGGAAATAAATTATCACTGGAAGACTGAAGAGTTACCTAGTGACACTTCAGGTATTTATTGTGCACTATGATTTAACTTGAGAAATTGTTAACTTTTGCCAGGATATATGGTGTTTACAAGGAGATTAATTCAGACAAAGTGCATTCCAGCATAAATCATTTGAGTGAAAAATAACACTATGCACATACAAACAAGAACTATACCTTCATGACAGAACTGTTTTGCTGCAAATCAGAGTCCATTTCCAGGGAACAGTCCCAGATCTCTTTAAGTAGAAAATCTATGCTCTTTAAGCTCTCAAATTTTCTCTGGAAACATTGCCCAAGCAAGGTTGAAAGAGTCTCATCTTTTAGAAGTAATTGAAGACTGTCAAGCTGACCAGAGAGCTCCAAAGTGCGACTCCGTAGGCTACTTCGGTTGCCAACTAACTCCTCCATGCAAGATTCCAGTTTAGAGGTAAGTGAATTTATCCGTTTCTcagcattttctttttcctgaACCAGATCCGCCATGTTATTCTGGGAATTTAGTAATTTTCCCTCAAGCGATTGGATTGTTACAAAGGATTCAGAGAGCTTGCTAGCAAGCAAGTCAGTTTCTTCTCTAATTCTCTTTATCTCACCATCCAAATCAGCCTGGCCAGTTTGAACTTTAATGTTCTCTTCAGCTAGTCGTGAAGCATTCTTCTGTGCCTGAGACAACGCATCTTCAAGGGACTGAATAATTTTGTCAGAATCACCAAGTTTTGTAACGTGGTCAGAGAGCTCctcctttaatttatttaactgCTCTTCAGCAAGAGATTTTTCTTCTATAGCTACATCTCTCTCGTTCGTGAACCTGGAAACATTTTCTTCTGCTATTGATAGAGCATCTTCAAGAGCTTTTGTACTCGCTAAAAGCTCTTCATACTTGGTTGTATGTGAAGAAGctttctctttttccttctGTAGCTCCTCCTCCACAAGAGACTTGGAAACCTCAAGTTCTTTCTTCTCATCCAAGAGCTCAGACCTGCTTTTTTCTACAACCAATAAGGCATCTTCAAGTGACTTCATCACTGCCTGGGCTTCAGATAATTTGCTGGCCAACAAACTGGCTTCATCATTTGAACTCCTCAGTTCTTGTTCAATTTGTGTCtttgaaatttcattttcactaaGATATCCAGCAATCCATTTTACCTTTTCTACAGGCTCGTTGAAGGAGAGATCACTCGGAGTACTAATCCCTTCAATCGACTCCGTGAATCTTAGTAGCATACTGTTGCTCTCTGCTAAGAACTGCTCAAGTTGATCTTTTTGTTCCTTGGCAGTGACTAggtctctctccaagtgggaTATACGCTCCACATCAACTAACAACTTAGAGATCTGATCCTGGCATTCAGAAAATTTGGTCACATATTGCTGCAGTTCAGACTTCAAATTGTCGATTTCTGcattcttttcatttatagAACCTTTCAGGCTTTCCCGTTCCTGAACAAGCCCCTTACCTTTTTTAGCTGCCATAGATAACTTCTCTTTCACTAAAGCACATCTAGCCTCTAATTGATCAAGGCTTTTCTGCATGTCAGCCTTCTCCAATGAAAGCTGATATTCCTTTTCAACAACTCCTTCATATTTCTGTCTCAAGTTCTCCAGTTCCAACTGGAGATAGCTCTTCTCTTGTGATTCTGCTAAAAGAGATGACGTTAGGCGATCAATCTCATTGTTTACAGCCTGCCTAGTTTCAGCTAGCTCATTTTGTGACCTTTCAAGAGCTTTATGATCACTTCTCAAAACCTCCAGTTCAGTTTGAAGAATATTCTTCTCCTGTATTTCAGCTAAAAGTGATGTAGTAAGTTGCTCTATCTTCCCATTTGCAGCCTCTACTGTTTTAGCTATCTCATGTTGCAAATTCATAGCTTCTTCTTTAAGCACGTAAGATGATTCTGCGAGCCAATGAATGCGCACATCTAATTCACTTGAAGCCACTGCTTCAGGAAACTCAAAGGAAGATATTGCCCCAGTCAGTTTAAAATACTGTAGAGATATATCCTTAAGTGATTTATTCTCATCTGCTAGCCATCTGATCGACTCAGCGATATCTGTTGGCTGAAGTTCCTTAGTTTCCAAACTCTTGGATAATATGTCTCCACATTTCTGAAGAACCATTTCCTTCTCTGCAAGAGACTCTAGAGCAGTAAACTTCTCTTGCAGTTCAATTGAGTATCGATCCAACTCGCTAGTTTTCTCTAGCAACAATTGCTTTAGCGAATCTCTCTGCTGTACCAATGCCTTTCCCTTAGTCGCGGCCATGCCAAGcttctcttttgtatttaCATACctgttcttttctttttcaacttCTGCACCAAGTCTTCGAATTTCTGCATGCGCATGTTCCAGAGCTAAATTTTGATTCTCTAATTGTTCCACCAAActcctattttcattttctaaatttctaagTTTTTGGTACATATCCTCTTCTTTCCTTCTAAGTTCGAGAATTTTATCATTGGCCAAGGCAAAAGTTCCGATTTCATCAATGTTGTTGAAATCTAATCCTACCTCGTTTAAACATCCCTTAAGCTGGCCACTTCCATAAACTAGAATATTATACTTTTCAACCAAAAATGAGACAGAATTCTCGATATTATAAATCTTTTCAATGAGAGGCCTGTTCCAGAGTTCATCATGATGATCCACTGTGGGCAGGGATGAGAGAATCCTGTTTGCAGTTTCTTCAATATACCGATCTGTCTCAAGTTGGGCTTCATATAATTGGGATATATcatcatattttgaatttgcagCAGATGTAGCTAAATTGCTTGATTCAGTTAGGAGGGCAACCTTTGCATTGAGAAAATCAATTTCCTGGTCTTTTGAAGATAATACAGAATGGAGCTCACTCACTTTCTTCTCGGTCTGTTGACGTTCATTGGTAGCAATTTCAAGCAATCTAGAGCACTCATTTATAATCTCAGGCAATGAGGGACCAGATCCCACAGTTGTTGCATCCCAAGTTACCACTTCATTTTGATTATGATTAATGAATCCATCGGCATTGTCATCTGCTGCAAAGCGTTGCTCATTCGACACCTTCAACTGGTTATAGAGTTGGGAAAGTTCACGCATAAGCACTGCTCTTTCTCCCTGCAGAAgatgcattaaaaaatgt
This window contains:
- the LOC125205700 gene encoding trans-Golgi network-localized SYP41-interacting protein 1-like gives rise to the protein MEMERKVSPAAGEAEGFASLEIPFDATAAVAETAANSVYQIDPVTPSDGSVLDSFQSLPKDVMPAEDGVMEDTFVDCPDEIETFDSQQNFEENDNLQDQTDEPDSGIKVPEMIAEIELLRDKLEKSVFEKEQLAQDYEGERAVLMRELSQLYNQLKVSNEQRFAADDNADGFINHNQNEVVTWDATTVGSGPSLPEIINECSRLLEIATNERQQTEKKVSELHSVLSSKDQEIDFLNAKVALLTESSNLATSAANSKYDDISQLYEAQLETDRYIEETANRILSSLPTVDHHDELWNRPLIEKIYNIENSVSFLVEKYNILVYGSGQLKGCLNEVGLDFNNIDEIGTFALANDKILELRRKEEDMYQKLRNLENENRSLVEQLENQNLALEHAHAEIRRLGAEVEKEKNRYVNTKEKLGMAATKGKALVQQRDSLKQLLLEKTSELDRYSIELQEKFTALESLAEKEMVLQKCGDILSKSLETKELQPTDIAESIRWLADENKSLKDISLQYFKLTGAISSFEFPEAVASSELDVRIHWLAESSYVLKEEAMNLQHEIAKTVEAANGKIEQLTTSLLAEIQEKNILQTELEVLRSDHKALERSQNELAETRQAVNNEIDRLTSSLLAESQEKSYLQLELENLRQKYEGVVEKEYQLSLEKADMQKSLDQLEARCALVKEKLSMAAKKGKGLVQERESLKGSINEKNAEIDNLKSELQQYVTKFSECQDQISKLLVDVERISHLERDLVTAKEQKDQLEQFLAESNSMLLRFTESIEGISTPSDLSFNEPVEKVKWIAGYLSENEISKTQIEQELRSSNDEASLLASKLSEAQAVMKSLEDALLVVEKSRSELLDEKKELEVSKSLVEEELQKEKEKASSHTTKYEELLASTKALEDALSIAEENVSRFTNERDVAIEEKSLAEEQLNKLKEELSDHVTKLGDSDKIIQSLEDALSQAQKNASRLAEENIKVQTGQADLDGEIKRIREETDLLASKLSESFVTIQSLEGKLLNSQNNMADLVQEKENAEKRINSLTSKLESCMEELVGNRSSLRSRTLELSGQLDSLQLLLKDETLSTLLGQCFQRKFESLKSIDFLLKEIWDCSLEMDSDLQQNSSVMKDYSALSTTFPSNIEVALPNLEMLNGVGNAIDGESMFDIEKMVKSYHLRSKILADNFDKLSALFDESMDATLRGLQLRKDRVVNAMKYTRSLQDQVKDIETDKKRQEDTIASLEYDIRVLLSACTDATQGLELNINEAVSKLRSIDKLVNLDSRLSMDLEAVNDDEEIALSTDHVKKAQKLLLAARRNQDLGIGFQDAISKLVNITENMQNKLKETQLTSDEILEERDTYKDKILKLETDLKKQQNLQHEITIELEDMRSKLKEAQVNCDEALEERDLYKEKIWKSEADLKAQQQEINEMAIKLEDQMKKEDELRKREAELSISFSEFHELEETLSASQVKSIIDKVKLVNVPDAAFAFGDSDNSANVRKLFYIIDSFSDYMEQASLLSHQNGELHSTIDKQILDIEQLKRQVEEYVANEKNFEKLDKLLELESGLQLIAKKLGAGDVMNDSKVNGVLWLLPLLEKLVAAVMHESESLKLKNEDLGAKLLGAQKAVDDLSTKVKLLEDIDKSRANLPEIDQERGTSAASLSTQTEISEMQDVAALSKSNNIPSVSSAAHVRSLRKASNDHVAINIESEADRLINDKGLNDDKGHTFKPLVTSGMIPRQGKTFADRVDGIWMSGSRALMSHPRGRLGVIAYWVLLHIWLVATIL